The genomic DNA CCCATTCATtcacctttatatatatatatatatatatatatatatatataacgcaCACCAACTGAGGCGCCAGAAAACCTGAGAAAATCAAAGGAGGAAATGGGTCGGCCCAAGGCGGATTTGAAGTGCAAGAAGCACCCAAAGCACCGGCAATCGCCGGGCGTTTGCTCGCTTTGCCTGACGGAAAAACTCTCTCAGCTATCCTCACGACGAAACTCTGAAACCACGGCCGGCTCTTCTTGTTgctcttcttctgcttcttcctTGTCGTCGTGTTACTCCTCCTCTTCCGCCTCCTCTTCTTGCTCGTCCCCATTGCGTCGTTTTCGCTTTACGAAGGAGGGAAAGACGTCGTCGATATCGTTTTTGTTTAACGGCAAGAGCGTGCTCACCAAGAGCAGGTCGTTGGCTTTCGTTGCAAGAATGAAAAATGGAGATGATGATAATGacgatgatgattataagaagaagaagaagaaagttggGTTTTGGTCGAAGTTGCTTCATCCAAGAAGTAGCAAGAGGATGGGGGAGACTCTTATGCACTCTAGAACCATGAGAGAGATGGTGATtactagctaattaattaaacagGATCTTCAAAATGGAgagtttctttgtttctttttttcatttctttcttctttcttcttctttcttcttggtAGATGAGATCATAAGAAGTGTATCTATATATTAGGTTAGagaagtttttcatttttcatctaTGTATTGTACTTATGATTCACAATCCACTTTCCTGATGATAATTATCATACAAGGAAATAATTCGTTTTTGATTTGATTCTTCCTTCAATTCATTACTTATCTTGCACGTCTAATTATTTGATTGCTTGTTTTAAAGATTGTTTCATGATTTGCGATTTGAAATCATAAATCCGAATGCCTACAATAAATTAAACAAGCacacaaattttctccaaactgatttaaaagaaatttctttgaatctactttaataagtgacaagtatcATTCAACATCTTTGAATTTCTCCAAAATtaatgtatattaaaaaaaaaaatgcaagagaTAACACCtgacatttattaaaattagttgaataaaatttctttggtttgtaggaaattttcattccataaaaaaatatttgcttgCACTTGTGAAAAGGCGATCGAGAAACATAGGGGAATGACTTGGCCCTTATAATCTCCATCCAAGAACTTTCCTGGGGTTTACGAGTTCAATGGTCAGTCCACGACCACGGGTTTTTAGGTTAGAATTCTGTGAATTTccttgtattaattaattattaaattcatcgaAATGACAGCTGCTAATTAAATAACTCTCGGGCCCCAAATTCGTGGCAATTTCCTACCGGTTGGTTGTAAAGTTCAAATCAAATGGATAAGCTGGCTGGCATGAGAAACTTGACAGATGTTTTGACAGCTACAAAAATTCCCCCAATCCAAGTTCTTCTATCCGGATTTCCCCAGGATTTTAAAGTAGTCTGAGCCTGCTGGGTGGTGGTGTGTACATAATAGAAAATTAAGAGAGACGTGTTAAAGTTTATAATTATTGCCTGTTCCCCTGAAgcaacttataataaaaatggaaaacaaataaaatattgagaAAATTGAGACAAATATTTTTAGGTTATTGGGTATTCGACACCTCCATGAAATTCGATTGGTTACATTATGCTCTTATTTGCTTGATAACTTTTATATTACAAATTAATAACtcatatttataagagaatttgATAGGTAAATATAAGATAAGATGAAAATGATATCTTGGGATAGGTGAAGATAAGaattaaataatgattttattacAATCAAACCTATCAATCCTAAGATACACATAATCTctttatatgtatgtttgtataaaataaaaacatagaagGGTTACATCTAATCTCATGgcatcacaaatatatatatattttatgtcgGTGAACCTCTCTAAGGCCGAGCCCTTCGGATCCACCCCTGCAGAATAAACATCGGTCCCGTGCACTgcaccctcggaagtttccctacacagAATCG from Corylus avellana chromosome ca6, CavTom2PMs-1.0 includes the following:
- the LOC132185774 gene encoding uncharacterized protein LOC132185774, whose protein sequence is MGRPKADLKCKKHPKHRQSPGVCSLCLTEKLSQLSSRRNSETTAGSSCCSSSASSLSSCYSSSSASSSCSSPLRRFRFTKEGKTSSISFLFNGKSVLTKSRSLAFVARMKNGDDDNDDDDYKKKKKKVGFWSKLLHPRSSKRMGETLMHSRTMREMVITS